A stretch of the Uranotaenia lowii strain MFRU-FL chromosome 3, ASM2978415v1, whole genome shotgun sequence genome encodes the following:
- the LOC129752576 gene encoding uncharacterized protein LOC129752576 produces the protein MCSRNHQLKECDEFKTLTLEGRRRVVEQERLCRNCLNFHGHRPCRLSGYCNVNGCTVRHHPLLHSIGGQQTQNNAGESSVRSNDHQSNSNGRGPSAFEPSPPADIHVHRSFPQVCLLRFVPVTLHGKGNLKIDTFAFLDDGSSLTLIEEKLVDELGLQGQPRTLCLKWTGNKTRTEHGSKVIELQISGTDQRHHKLQDTRTVKELALTPQTLDFGTLSASFRHLRGLPIASYRNAVPRVLIGVNNLHLTVPLRTKEGQPQDPIATKTRLGWCVYGGTGYQDTSLYVHRCSCSGDDALHTAVRNYFALEDVGITGTAILESENDKRAKRILEEHTSRQGDRFQTALLWKSDYYEFPDSRFMAEKRFECLERKLKRNPKMMESVTKQIEEYQMKGYARLATEGEIKNSDPRKTWYLPLGVVVNPKKPEKIRMVWDAAATVKGVSLNSMLLKGPDQLTTLPWVLFRFRQYAVAVSGDISEMFHQIRIRPEDQQAQRFLWRTNPNKAFDVFVMQVATFGSTCSPASAQFIKNKNAREFADVYPRAVEGIIDCHYVDDYVDSFGTEEEAQRVAREVKAIHARGGFNIRGWRSNSMKILQGLGEATDPNPKELHTQHGIIERVLGMHWLPNEDTLAYSTNFQPQINVIISNRMRPTKRQVLKCLMSVFDPLGLLAAFVVQGKILLQDIWRAGTQWDEEIDDQVFEKWTRWIDQFPLIADLQVPRCYYLDATETLYNNLELHIFADASEDAYAAVAYFRSSINSKEYKCALVASKTKVAPLRHWSIPRLELQAAVLAARLETFIKEGHTLQIHRTVFWSDSSTVLAWIRSDHRRYSSFVACRVSEILSTTSIADWRWISTKMNVADLATKWGQGGQLDVDGPWFNGPEFLKEEEAEWPRPKSIQPTVEEQKMCGVHQSLESPEPLVDVSRFSKWERLTRAMAYVFRYFNNCKKTRCKISSLYPTQSELRLAEDYLFRMVQREAFPDEVHRLLAQISEPNKKQVAVGKGSKLYKLSPYLDEHQVLRVDGRIGAAVNVDNYIKYPVILAKQHRVSDLIIDFYHRKFHHANFETVVNELRQVYHIPQVRSRVKQIVKRCQYCKINNARPQIPRMAPLPAARLPFTFVGLDLFGPLQVKVGRSSVKRWIALFTCLTVRAVHVEVVFNLSTESCIMAVRRFVGRRGSPLEFYSDNGTNFRGADNVLQQQVSNIEEGLASTFTNTATKWVFIPPGTPHMGGAWERMVRSVKKAMETSVSSCRKLNDEGLWTLAIEAEGIVNSRPLTYLPIEAAEQEALTPNHLLIGSSNGVKQPTVEQVDEVLMLKNTWNQIQHQADNFWRRWVREYLPDLTRRTKWQGETRPICVGDLVIIVDEARRNGWVRGRVNEVIPG, from the coding sequence ATGTGCAGCCGGAACCACCAACTGAAGGAATGCGACGAATTCAAAACGCTTACCCTTGAAGGACGCAGGCGAGTCGTGGAGCAAGAAAGACTATGCCGCAATTGCCTAAATTTCCACGGCCACCGACCTTGTCGTTTGAGTGGATATTGCAATGTTAATGGTTGTACAGTCCGCCACCACCCTCTTCTTCATTCCATCGGGGGTCAGCAGACGCAGAATAATGCTGGCGAATCTTCAGTTCGTTCAAACGATCATCAGTCCAACTCCAATGGTCGTGGACCATCCGCTTTCGAACCCAGTCCGCCCGCCGACATCCACGTGCATCGAAGTTTTCCTCAAGTTTGCCTGCTTCGCTTTGTGCCGGTCACATTACACGGGAAGGGAAATCTGAAAATTGACACTTTCGCTTTCCTGGATGATGGTTCATCACTCACGCTTATCGAAGAAAAACTGGTTGATGAACTCGGGTTGCAAGGACAACCACGAACACTCTGTTTGAAATGGACGGGCAATAAGACGAGAACGGAACATGGCTCCAAGGTGATTGAGCTTCAGATATCCGGAACCGATCAAAGGCATCATAAACTACAAGATACTCGCACAGTCAAAGAATTAGCTCTTACCCCACAAACACTAGACTTTGGGACATTGTCGGCTTCATTTCGGCATCTACGAGGACTTCCGATAGCGAGCTACAGGAATGCAGTTCCTCGTGTTTTGATAGGGGTTAACAACCTTCATTTGACCGTTCCACTTCGTACAAAAGAAGGTCAACCGCAAGACCCAATAGCTACTAAAACAAGGTTGGGATGGTGTGTCTACGGAGGAACAGGATACCAAGATACATCTTTGTACGTGCACCGTTGTAGTTGCTCTGGTGATGATGCATTGCACACAGCTGTTCGGAACTATTTTGCTTTAGAAGACGTGGGTATAACCGGGACAGCCATTCTTGaatctgagaacgataaacggGCCAAGAGAATCCTTGAAGAGCACACAAGTCGCCAAGGTGATAGATTCCAAACTGCCTTACTTTGGAAGTCCGATTATTATGAGTTTCCTGACAGCCGTTTTATGGCTGAAAAACGTTTCGAGTGTTTGGAACGTAAGCTGAAACGAAACCCAAAGATGATGGAAAGTGTTACTAAGCAAATAGAAGAATACCAGATGAAAGGTTATGCCCGTCTCGCCACCGAAGGTGAAATCAAAAACTCAGATCCTCGGAAAACCTGGTACCTACCACTCGGCGTTGTAGTAAACCCCAAAAAGCCGGAGAAGATTCGCATGGTGTGGGACGCAGCTGCTACGGTTAAAGGTGTCTCGTTGAACAGCATGCTTTTGAAAGGACCAGATCAACTAACAACACTACCCTGGGTCCTCTTCCGTTTCCGACAATATGCTGTGGCAGTCTCTGGTGATATATCCGAGATGTTCCACCAAATCCGTATTCGTCCCGAAGATCAACAAGCTCAGCGTTTTCTCTGGCGGACCAATCCAAATAAAGCTTTCGACGTTTTTGTTATGCAGGTGGCCACTTTCGGTTCAACTTGCTCCCCAGCATCTGCTCAATTCATAAAGAATAAGAACGCACGAGAGTTTGCGGATGTCTATCCTCGAGCTGTTGAAGGAATCATCGACTGCCATTACGTGGACGACTACGTCGATAGCTTTGGGACAGAGGAAGAAGCACAACGAGTTGCTCGAGAAGTCAAGGCCATTCACGCGCGAGGAGGTTTCAACATTCGTGGTTGGAGATCCAATAGCATGAAAATTCTCCAAGGGCTTGGAGAGGCAACAGATCCTAATCCCAAAGAACTACACACACAGCACGGCATCATCGAGAGAGTTCTTGGAATGCACTGGCTTCCCAATGAAGATACTCTGGCATATTCCACCAATTTTCAACCACAAATAAACGTCATAATTTCAAACAGAATGCGGCCAACGAAACGACAAGTACTGAAGTGTTTAATGAGTGTATTCGACCCTCTCGGTCTTCTAGCGGCCTTTGTCGTTCAAGGCAAAATACTTCTCCAAGATATTTGGAGAGCCGGTACACAATGGGATGAAGAAATCGACGAccaagtatttgaaaaatggaCCAGATGGATAGATCAGTTCCCACTTATAGCAGACCTCCAGGTTCCAAGATGCTACTATCTAGATGCTACTGAAACACTCTACAATAATCTTGAACTGCATATATTTGCCGATGCAAGCGAAGATGCTTACGCAGCCGTAGCGTATTTTCGTAGTTCCATCAACAGCAAGGAATATAAGTGCGCTCTAGTTGCGTCAAAGACAAAGGTAGCTCCTCTACGACATTGGTCGATTCCCCGGCTTGAACTCCAAGCTGCTGTATTAGCTGCGCGACTAGAAACTTTTATTAAAGAAGGCCATACATTGCAAATACATCGTACGGTATTTTGGTCGGATTCGAGTACAGTACTAGCCTGGATACGCTCGGACCATCGAAGATATTCGTCGTTTGTGGCATGTCGAGTATCTGAAATATTATCTACCACTTCTATCGCTGATTGGCGATGGATCTCAACGAAGATGAACGTTGCTGACCTGGCCACAAAATGGGGACAAGGTGGCCAACTGGACGTGGATGGTCCATGGTTCAACGGACCGGAATTCTTGAAAGAGGAAGAGGCAGAGTGGCCGCGTCCCAAATCAATTCAACCAActgtagaagaacaaaaaatgtgTGGGGTCCATCAAAGCCTAGAAAGTCCAGAGCCGCTGGTTGATGTATCCAGATTTTCTAAGTGGGAGAGACTGACCAGAGCAATGGCCTACGTATTCCGATATTTCAACAACTGCAAGAAAACACGTTGCAAGATCAGTAGTTTGTATCCCACGCAATCCGAGTTGAGGCTCGCCGAAGATTACCTTTTCCGAATGGTTCAACGAGAAGCTTTTCCAGACGAAGTGCACCGGCTACTGGCACAAATCAGCGAGCCGAATAAGAAGCAGGTCGCCGTTGGAAAAGGCAGTAAACTGTACAAGTTGTCACCTTACCTAGACGAGCACCAAGTTCTGCGAGTCGACGGGCGGATTGGAGCGGCGGTTAATGTGGACAACTACATCAAGTATCCAGTGATTCTCGCGAAACAACACCGTGTCAGCGATTTGATCATCGATTTTTATCACCGTAAGTTCCATCACGCTAATTTCGAGACCGTGGTGAACGAATTACGTCAGGTTTACCATATCCCACAAGTACGATCCCGTGTGAAGCAGATTGTGAAGCGTTGTCAGTACTGCAAAATCAACAACGCTCGACCTCAAATTCCAAGAATGGCTCCTTTACCAGCGGCGAGGTTACCATTCACTTTCGTTGGGTTGGATTTGTTTGGTCCACTCCAGGTTAAAGTTGGTAGGAGCTCGGTTAAACGTTGGATCGCGCTCTTCACCTGTTTGACAGTGCGCGCTGTCCATGTCGAAGTAGTATTCAACCTAAGTACGGAGTCGTGTATTATGGCGGTTCGGAGGTTTGTTGGTAGGCGAGGATCACCACTAGAATTCTATTCAGACAACGGCACCAACTTCCGGGGAGCCGATAACGTGCTGCAGCAACAAGTGTCAAACATCGAAGAAGGGCTGGCATCTACGTTCACCAACACTGCAACGAAATGGGTGTTTATACCTCCTGGAACACCACACATGGGCGGCGCATGGGAGCGCATGGTGCGTTCGGTGAAGAAAGCGATGGAGACGAGCGTGAGCTCGTGTAGAAAACTAAACGATGAGGGCCTGTGGACTCTAGCAATCGAGGCTGAGGGAATTGTGAATTCCAGACCGCTTACGTATCTTCCGATTGAGGCAGCGGAACAAGAAGCTCTTACACCTAATCACTTGTTAATCGGAAGCTCCAACGGTGTCAAGCAGCCGACTGTAGAGCAGGTAGACGAAGTATTAATGCTTAAAAATACCTGGAACCAAATACAACACCAAGCAGACAACTTCTGGCGTCGATGGGTTCGCGAGTACTTACCGGATTTGACTCGGCGCACGAAATGGCAGGGTGAAACTCGACCCATTTGTGTAGGAGACTTAGTGATCATTGTGGACGAGGCAAGAAGAAATGGTTGGGTCCGCGGACGTGTTAATGAGGTCATTCCAGGGTAA
- the LOC129754703 gene encoding uncharacterized protein LOC129754703, with amino-acid sequence MAPFKLKFRMGSGSSRSASQEQDVIVDSQANQIAPNYLSSSTLGVASYGSSTTLDSEQNNDSLVSMGNDQRALIRDRDGPDEHIGYVNPTLTHTETNTIPLSPPPSYEHVLEENRLAALDKENNKTSTLNLVIPTSFEMLGGNNASTMPADQQSNSAGSEQQQQQSHQQQQQSTPGTTRKQDSIDSSLYSCSSATSPSQENLLGCTGSCDPLFSMAAQEHMEELAEELEDMHIEETCLSVDNLGPDSNSYSDECHSYDAQAYEGTSTGAAAAPKPVVQPGPEILYKSSKQLYKAVAKECGITCKMSDQCRCLDCQSRYFDCEYDQNENEKTDGGLGAGTPMFISEVMHGSACTIL; translated from the exons ATGGCCCCCTTCAAACTCAAGTTCCGCATGGGTAGTGGTTCGTCTCGTAGCGCCTCACAGGAACAGGATGTCATAGTAGATAGTCAGGCCAATCAGATCGCCCCGAACTATCTGTCCAGTAGCACCTTAGGGGTCGCTAGCTATGGTAGCAGCACCACCTTAGATTCTGAACAAAATAATGATAGCCTTGTATCGATGGGCAACGACCAGCGGGCCCTCATTCGCGACCGAGATGGGCCCGATGAACACATAG GCTATGTAAATCCAACCCTTACACACACAGAAACAAATACGATTCCTTTGAGCCCACCGCCATCATACGAACATGTATTAGAGGAG AACCGCTTGGCAGCACTAGAcaaagaaaacaacaaaacatcgACGCTGAACCTGGTGATCCCGACCAGTTTCGAGATGCTAGGAGGAAACAACGCTTCAACAATGCCGGCCGATCAGCAATCGAATTCGGCTGGTtccgaacaacaacaacaacaatcgcatcaacagcagcaacaatcaACGCCCGGCACAACGAGAAAGCAGGACTCCATCGATTCGTCGCTGTATTCGTGCAGCTCGGCCACTTCACCGTCGCAGGAAAATCTGCTCGGGTGTACCGGATCGTGCGATCCGCTTTTCAGTATGGCCGCCCAGGAGCACATGGAAGAGCTGG CCGAAGAACTGGAGGACATGCACATCGAGGAAACGTGCCTCTCGGTCGACAACCTGGGACCGGACAGTAATTCCTACTCGGACGAGTGCCACTCGTACGACGCACAGGCATACGAGGGCACTTCGACTGGAGCTGCGGCCGCCCCGAAGCCAGTGGTCCAACCGGGACCGGAAATCCTGTACAAATCCAGCAAACAGCTTTACAAAGCCGTGGCCAAGGAGTGCGGCATCACCTGCAAAATGTCCGACCAGTGCCGCTGCCTGGACTGTCAGAGTCGCTACTTCGACTGCGAGTACGATCAG AACGAAAACGAGAAAACCGACGGTGGATTGGGTGCTGGTACGCCCATGTTTATTAGTGAGGTTATGCATGGTTCGGCTTGTACCATACTCTAA